In Miscanthus floridulus cultivar M001 chromosome 5, ASM1932011v1, whole genome shotgun sequence, one genomic interval encodes:
- the LOC136451559 gene encoding annexin-like protein RJ4, which translates to MAIITVPRVVPSPAEDAAALLKAFQGWGTDEQAVISILAHRDATQRKQIALEYEHKYSESLIQRLQSELSGDFERAVYHWMFDPAERQAVMANAATECIQEEYPVIVEVACTNSSAELVAVKKAYHALYRRSLEEDVAARATGNLRSLLLALVSTYRYDGDDNVDMELARSEAKIVHEAVRRAAAAGGHEELIRVVGTRSKAQLRATFGCFKDEHRGSVTKALPRGDDPTGCPRALRTAVRCVADPSKYFAKVLRNATRESAGTDEDSLTRVVVMHAEKDDMGAICAAFQKRASCTLEQAIAQETSGDYRSFLLALLGS; encoded by the exons TTCTCCTGCTGAAGATGCCGCGGCTCTCTTGAAGGCGTTCCAAG GATGGGGCACCGACGAGCAGGCGGTGATATCCATCTTAGCTCACCGCGACGCGACCCAGAGGAAGCAGATCGCGCTGGAGTACGAACACAAGTACAGCGAGAGCCTAATCCAGCGCCTGCAGTCAGAGCTCTCCGGCGATTTTGAG AGAGCAGTGTACCACTGGATGTTTGACCCCGCCGAGAGGCAGGCTGTGATGGCGAACGCCGCAACGGAATGCATACAGGAGGAGTACCCGGTGATCGTGGAGGTCGCGTGCACCAACTCGTCCGCGGAGCTCGTGGCCGtcaagaaggcataccatgcCCTGTACAGGCGCTCCCTGGAAGAAGACGTCGCCGCTCGTGCCACGGGCAACCTTCGCAGT CTTCTGCTCGCGCTGGTGAGCACGTACAGGTACGACGGCGACGACAACGTGGACATGGAGCTAGCGCGATCAGAGGCGAAGATCGTGCACGAGGCTGTGCGGCGCGCCGCGGCAGCGGGGGGTCACGAGGAGCTCATCAGGGTGGTGGGCACCAGGAGCAAGGCGCAGCTCAGGGCCACGTTCGGCTGCTTCAAGGACGAGCACCGCGGCAGCGTCACCAAGGCGCTGCCGCGTGGGGACGACCCCACGGGGTGCCCCCGCGCGCTGCGGACGGCGGTGCGGTGCGTTGCGGATCCCAGCAAGTACTTCGCCAAG GTGCTGAGGAACGCGACGCGCGAGTCTGCAGGGACCGACGAGGATAGCCTGACGAGGGTGGTGGTGATGCACGCGGAGAAGGACGACATGGGGGCCATCTGCGCCGCGTTCCAGAAGAGGGCGTCGTGCACCTTGGAACAGGCCATCGCCCAGGAAACCTCGGGGGACTACAGGAGCTTCCTGCTGGCTCTTCTTGGAAGCTAA